One Lytechinus pictus isolate F3 Inbred chromosome 12, Lp3.0, whole genome shotgun sequence genomic region harbors:
- the LOC129273017 gene encoding uncharacterized protein LOC129273017 — protein MDPLHRMVLQKNWTYLLDSLKSDDVIPYLIQELVLDFDMVEEIEAAETNKQKTRRLMTKLMRRGPTAYQAFRESLQQYDVYDHLVQRLDSTRIDPALLPEPSPKTSQSEQPDIGITQMEEDTPSQPSTLCSQSFQPQPVQQSPHQLPQPPQQLPQPPHQSPLPMTTGNSNFRIAGNNNFVIMGSNNTQVYYH, from the exons ATGGATCCTCTTCACCGTATGGTATTGCAGAAGAACTGGACCTACCTTTTAGATTCCTTGAAGAGTGACGATGTCATCCCTTATCTCATTCAAGAATTAGTCCTGGATTTTGACATGGTGGAAGAAATTGAAGCTGCAGAAACCAACAAG CAAAAGACGAGGCGACTAATGACCAAACTGATGCGGAGAGGGCCGACAGCCTACCAGGCTTTCAGGGAATCGCTGCAGCAATACGATGTGTATGATCACCTGGTACAAAGACTTGATTCTACTCGGATTGATCCAGCCCTGCTTCCTGAGCCTTCACCAAAGACATCACAGTCAG AACAACCCGATATAGGGATCACTCAAATGGAAGAAGACACACCAAGCCAGCCGTCAACACTCTGTTCTCAGTCATTCCAGCCACAACCAGTACAACAGTCACCACACCAGCTTCCACAACCACCACAACAGCTACCACAACCACCACACCAATCACCATTGCCAATGACAACAGGAAACAGCAATTTTAGGATAGCAGGCAACAATAACTTTGTCATCATGGGTAGCAATAATACCCAGGTGTATTACCATTGA